In one Dermatophilaceae bacterium Sec6.4 genomic region, the following are encoded:
- a CDS encoding FAD-dependent oxidoreductase — MGTTPRTVVIIGAGRAGAAAAEALRAQGFDGQLTLVGDEGEHPYDRPPLSKDYLQGLSEKDKVFLQTDDWYAAQDIDLRVDTTVTAIDRARHQVSTADGANLLYDRLLLATGSSPRRLQVPGADLDGLFYLRTLDDCEALRAAFATAHRVAIIGAGWIGLETAAAAVAAGCEVTVIERSDLPLLRVLGRELAQIYTALHRAHGVQFRLAAPVAQIAGTDGRASGVQLQDGTVIEADAIIVGIGIAPNIELAQAAGLGIDNGVLVDEYLSTNDPDIFAAGDVANAYYPHLRTHLRLEHWHAAIKQGPVAATNMLGGKTPYAEVPYFFSDQYEMGMEYCGYVGPDGYDELVFRGEVATGEYLAFWLGNGRVLAGMNVNIWDQTDAISDLVHSGAQIDRSKLVNPDVPLNELHATSTRGARQ; from the coding sequence ATGGGCACCACACCACGAACAGTCGTGATCATCGGGGCCGGGCGGGCCGGTGCAGCGGCGGCTGAGGCACTGCGCGCCCAGGGCTTCGACGGCCAGCTCACGCTCGTCGGGGACGAAGGAGAGCACCCCTACGACCGTCCGCCGCTGTCGAAGGATTATCTGCAGGGATTGTCGGAGAAGGACAAGGTGTTCCTGCAGACGGACGACTGGTACGCCGCGCAGGACATCGATCTGCGCGTGGATACCACCGTCACCGCGATCGACCGGGCCCGGCATCAGGTCAGCACGGCCGATGGCGCGAATCTGCTTTACGACAGGTTGTTACTGGCCACCGGATCCTCTCCCCGCCGGTTGCAGGTGCCTGGCGCCGATCTGGACGGCCTGTTCTATCTACGCACACTCGATGACTGCGAAGCGCTCCGGGCGGCGTTCGCGACGGCCCATCGCGTCGCAATCATCGGGGCAGGGTGGATCGGTCTGGAAACTGCAGCTGCTGCCGTAGCGGCTGGCTGCGAGGTGACGGTGATCGAACGGTCCGACCTGCCACTGCTGCGTGTCCTGGGCCGCGAACTCGCGCAGATCTACACCGCCCTGCACCGGGCGCACGGGGTGCAGTTCCGACTGGCCGCCCCGGTCGCGCAGATCGCCGGTACCGACGGCCGCGCGAGCGGGGTGCAACTGCAGGACGGCACGGTGATCGAAGCTGACGCGATCATCGTCGGTATTGGGATCGCGCCGAATATCGAGCTCGCGCAGGCGGCCGGCCTGGGCATCGACAACGGCGTACTCGTCGACGAATACCTGAGCACCAACGATCCCGACATCTTTGCTGCTGGCGACGTCGCCAATGCGTACTATCCGCATCTAAGGACTCATCTGCGCCTCGAACACTGGCACGCCGCAATCAAGCAGGGCCCGGTCGCGGCGACCAACATGCTCGGCGGCAAGACACCGTACGCGGAGGTGCCCTATTTCTTCTCCGACCAGTACGAGATGGGCATGGAGTACTGCGGTTACGTCGGCCCGGATGGTTACGACGAACTGGTCTTCCGCGGTGAAGTGGCAACAGGTGAGTACCTCGCCTTCTGGCTCGGCAACGGACGTGTACTAGCCGGTATGAACGTCAACATCTGGGACCAGACCGACGCCATCTCAGACCTCGTCCATTCCGGCGCGCAGATCGATCGATCCAAATTGGTCAACCCTGACGTGCCACTCAATGAACTCCACGCAACATCCACCAGAGGAGCACGACAATGA